From Thermogemmata fonticola, one genomic window encodes:
- a CDS encoding O-antigen ligase family protein encodes MLIGLFVLTPWPFGSASPASQFVVMLAILALAGWGAYVFWTTRQEFGLYRDPLAWCLLGLTAWTWCQTVPLPASWVAVLNPQAAEWHATLRPAQPELTVGEIPEHVPRRSAWLPLSIAPLETQRLGAQLAGITLLYLGGRLLVGRGCHLRHLTWAACGTGLLLSLTGIIQYLSGEQERIYGHFATDGPSFGPFVNKNHFAFQIELMFGLSFGLWLAEWRRHGWRSPVAVGVFFFLGLMLSAVVLSQSRGGVLALSASLLLSALLGASRLPHHRTLWGGVILLMIASAAWLLWLGNEAVLTRLATLWRGEADNRTSLWQNAWRLVALFPLSGTGGGGYTIAELVTRPRHLGPILSTTAHNEYLEAWIEGGILRGVATLLLVFFTLRHALRAYRSEGEALSLGCFVSLTAVALHSIVDAGIHVPSVALGATILATFAASRASNAQPAQPPIKRWSPCCFLVLMGILALAVGLPLHWDYRADKWQQRAAATLSFDEATHCLEQALRWRPRDFESWEQLAALHLQRGIDISRIGHWVVAGPAAALLPADLMTLSDSAGHFQAALRASRAACDAQPLWPGPHLRIAALLRHAQQAENITVYLTRAQTVGHADPDVWFACGQVWAASANWTAALHCWKESLVRSPRHLPSICRWIAMSPVPLDHFRQHALPDDPLLWYQAAKYLFLRTDSPQRQQWYSLVAERFAQNPSTTEPLAFRAWADALIQCSRYLQSLEVLQHGVQQFPHDRLLREMFAIQLELEDRFAEARIHWEWLAEHYPDHGPYARRAAAARRAATLQQVIGSQR; translated from the coding sequence TTGCTGATTGGTCTTTTCGTCCTCACTCCTTGGCCATTCGGAAGTGCTAGTCCTGCTAGTCAATTCGTGGTGATGCTGGCCATCCTGGCTCTAGCGGGGTGGGGAGCTTACGTTTTCTGGACAACCCGGCAAGAGTTCGGCTTATATCGGGACCCGCTTGCCTGGTGCTTGCTGGGACTCACCGCTTGGACCTGGTGCCAAACGGTGCCTTTGCCAGCGAGTTGGGTCGCTGTGCTCAATCCCCAGGCAGCGGAGTGGCATGCGACCCTACGGCCAGCGCAACCGGAATTGACAGTCGGCGAAATACCGGAGCACGTACCCCGCCGCTCCGCGTGGTTGCCTTTGAGCATCGCTCCTCTGGAGACCCAGCGCCTCGGCGCACAATTGGCCGGAATCACCCTGCTCTATCTCGGTGGGCGACTGCTCGTGGGCCGCGGCTGCCATCTTCGCCATCTCACGTGGGCGGCGTGCGGAACCGGTCTTTTACTGTCCCTCACAGGGATCATCCAGTATCTGAGCGGGGAGCAAGAGCGCATTTACGGCCACTTTGCCACTGATGGCCCCTCCTTTGGCCCCTTCGTCAACAAAAACCATTTCGCGTTCCAGATCGAACTCATGTTTGGGTTATCGTTCGGTCTCTGGCTCGCGGAATGGCGGCGCCACGGTTGGCGCTCACCAGTGGCTGTCGGAGTCTTCTTTTTCCTGGGATTGATGCTCAGTGCTGTGGTGCTTAGTCAGTCCCGAGGCGGGGTGCTAGCATTGAGCGCCAGTCTGCTTTTGTCTGCCCTCCTGGGTGCTTCCCGTTTGCCTCATCACCGCACACTCTGGGGTGGCGTGATCCTGCTCATGATCGCGAGCGCAGCCTGGTTGCTCTGGCTGGGGAATGAAGCTGTCCTGACCCGCCTGGCGACTCTATGGCGGGGGGAAGCGGACAATCGCACGTCCCTATGGCAGAACGCGTGGCGCCTCGTAGCCTTGTTCCCTCTGAGCGGTACGGGCGGGGGAGGTTACACCATCGCCGAACTGGTGACACGACCGCGTCATCTCGGCCCCATCCTCTCAACCACCGCGCACAACGAGTATCTGGAAGCCTGGATCGAAGGCGGCATCCTCCGCGGGGTCGCTACGTTGCTGCTTGTGTTTTTCACCCTGCGGCATGCCCTGCGCGCTTATCGCAGTGAGGGAGAGGCTCTGAGCCTCGGCTGCTTTGTTTCGTTGACTGCGGTGGCCCTCCACAGCATCGTCGATGCAGGCATTCACGTCCCCAGTGTTGCTCTCGGTGCCACGATTCTAGCCACTTTCGCGGCTTCTCGTGCCTCCAACGCTCAACCTGCGCAGCCGCCGATCAAGCGGTGGTCCCCGTGCTGCTTCCTCGTCCTCATGGGCATACTAGCCCTAGCCGTCGGGTTGCCCCTCCATTGGGATTATCGAGCGGACAAGTGGCAGCAGCGCGCCGCCGCCACCCTTTCTTTCGATGAAGCGACCCATTGCTTGGAACAAGCTTTGAGATGGCGGCCTCGTGACTTCGAGAGCTGGGAACAATTGGCAGCTTTACACCTTCAACGTGGCATCGACATTAGCCGTATAGGGCATTGGGTTGTGGCGGGACCTGCGGCTGCCTTGCTCCCTGCCGATCTGATGACACTCAGTGACAGTGCAGGACACTTCCAGGCGGCTTTGCGGGCTAGTCGTGCTGCGTGCGATGCTCAGCCCCTTTGGCCCGGCCCCCATCTGCGTATCGCCGCTCTCCTGCGCCATGCCCAGCAAGCCGAGAACATCACAGTCTATCTGACCCGTGCCCAAACGGTGGGGCACGCCGATCCCGACGTCTGGTTTGCTTGCGGCCAGGTCTGGGCGGCCTCCGCAAATTGGACTGCCGCTTTGCACTGCTGGAAAGAATCACTCGTGCGTTCTCCTAGACACTTGCCATCCATATGCCGATGGATCGCTATGAGTCCAGTCCCATTGGATCACTTCCGGCAGCATGCCCTGCCCGATGATCCCCTGCTCTGGTACCAAGCTGCAAAATACCTCTTTCTCCGGACCGATTCCCCTCAACGACAGCAGTGGTATAGTCTCGTCGCTGAGCGTTTCGCCCAGAACCCTTCGACTACCGAGCCGCTGGCATTCCGAGCCTGGGCCGATGCCCTCATCCAATGCAGCCGCTACCTGCAATCCCTTGAAGTGTTGCAACACGGCGTGCAGCAATTTCCTCACGACCGGCTTCTGAGAGAGATGTTCGCGATTCAACTCGAACTGGAGGATCGTTTTGCTGAGGCACGGATTCATTGGGAATGGTTAGCGGAGCATTATCCTGATCACGGCCCCTATGCCCGCCGTGCTGCCGCCGCCCGTCGCGCTGCCACCTTGCAGCAGGTGATTGGTTCCCAGCGCTAA
- a CDS encoding S1 family peptidase encodes MVSAWTLIMPGVMTSILWTEALLACPRVSVARGPTGTGVVIAVQNEIGWLLTAAHVAIDERVEVAFTSWQSYPDVAWYARQARVVARWPQQDLALVRFETGGRKIPVLPLAPPWARPKRFPAAAWSIGINSEGGATLRAERLEAREYVDDAGKEGVFFWRTAQAPLAGRSGGPLLDAQRRVIGIAVAARASRGYYLHHDEILAALLSSHYKHLLPFR; translated from the coding sequence ATGGTATCTGCATGGACTTTGATAATGCCTGGTGTGATGACCTCCATCTTGTGGACTGAAGCACTCCTCGCCTGCCCGCGCGTGAGTGTGGCACGAGGACCGACTGGGACCGGCGTAGTCATCGCCGTCCAGAATGAAATCGGCTGGCTACTGACAGCGGCACACGTGGCTATCGACGAACGGGTGGAAGTCGCTTTCACTTCCTGGCAGAGCTATCCCGATGTGGCTTGGTACGCCCGCCAGGCGCGTGTCGTGGCCCGCTGGCCCCAGCAAGACTTGGCCCTGGTCCGCTTCGAGACCGGAGGGCGGAAGATACCTGTGCTTCCCTTGGCACCACCTTGGGCACGCCCGAAACGTTTCCCAGCGGCTGCTTGGAGCATCGGCATCAACTCCGAGGGTGGCGCTACCCTCCGAGCAGAACGGCTGGAAGCTCGTGAATATGTGGACGATGCCGGAAAAGAGGGTGTTTTCTTTTGGCGGACGGCCCAAGCTCCGCTAGCGGGTCGTTCCGGCGGGCCTTTGCTGGATGCTCAGCGGCGCGTCATCGGAATTGCCGTAGCTGCCCGCGCCTCCCGCGGTTATTATCTCCACCATGATGAAATTCTCGCCGCCCTCCTGTCGAGCCACTACAAGCATCTGCTCCCCTTTCGTTAG
- a CDS encoding HAD family hydrolase: MATAPSGIRAVLLDFDGTLADSFAAITASTNHVRAAYGLPPLSEAEVRRHVGWGLQRLLQQLVPNAPLPEAIARYREHHDRILLEQTRWLPGVTTTLAELARRGYRLGVCSNKRVEFTRRLVQSLALGPAIGCILGPEDVAGRTKPDPAMLLEGMRRLGVSPQEALYVGDMSIDVETGRAAGVPVWIVRGGPESEEAIRQSQPQRLLNQFDELLEWLPPLSEQDRSVPSQPPLRTVQAQD; this comes from the coding sequence GTGGCAACAGCACCATCCGGCATACGAGCCGTCCTCCTCGATTTTGATGGGACACTGGCCGACAGTTTCGCGGCCATTACTGCTAGCACCAATCATGTCCGTGCCGCTTACGGGCTGCCACCGTTGAGCGAGGCGGAAGTCCGGCGGCATGTGGGCTGGGGCTTGCAACGTCTATTGCAACAGCTCGTTCCCAATGCGCCCCTTCCCGAAGCCATAGCTCGCTACCGCGAGCATCATGACCGCATCCTGCTAGAACAGACACGCTGGCTTCCCGGTGTCACCACCACCCTGGCGGAGCTAGCACGACGAGGCTATCGCTTAGGCGTTTGCAGTAACAAACGTGTCGAATTCACTCGCCGTCTGGTCCAATCTCTGGCCCTCGGTCCTGCTATCGGTTGCATTCTCGGACCGGAGGATGTCGCGGGTCGAACCAAGCCAGACCCTGCTATGCTTTTAGAGGGAATGCGGCGGCTCGGAGTTTCGCCCCAGGAGGCCCTCTACGTAGGGGACATGAGCATTGACGTGGAAACGGGACGGGCGGCGGGGGTGCCTGTGTGGATTGTCCGCGGAGGTCCCGAAAGCGAGGAGGCCATCCGTCAATCTCAACCGCAACGGCTCTTGAACCAGTTTGACGAGCTGCTCGAATGGCTTCCCCCCCTCTCGGAACAAGACCGGAGCGTCCCAAGCCAACCTCCGCTGCGTACCGTGCAAGCCCAAGATTGA
- a CDS encoding RNA polymerase sigma factor — MPADTEKGQGEKTASRESATRSGALVHLRSRPGTALAPLAPPATTALAPLAERPLTPELVFREYAPRIYALARRMLGNDADAEDVTQDVLLQVVRKLNTFRGESQLGTWLHRVTVNAALAHRAKRASRQKHETSEVEDATFDAAVLTSPVKRWHASPEEPILTAEQAEIIEKAIRQLPEPYRDVYVLADVEHLSNAEIAERLGLSVAAVKSRLHRARLRMRAALARYFEQEAGTDSQPLLPDDPPDGGSIS; from the coding sequence ATGCCTGCGGACACAGAGAAGGGTCAGGGTGAGAAGACTGCTTCCCGGGAATCCGCAACAAGAAGCGGTGCGCTGGTACATCTGCGGTCCCGACCGGGGACGGCATTAGCGCCGTTGGCTCCGCCGGCGACGACCGCGTTGGCACCGTTGGCGGAACGGCCCTTAACCCCGGAATTGGTCTTCCGGGAATACGCACCGCGCATCTACGCCTTGGCTCGCCGCATGCTTGGAAACGATGCCGATGCCGAAGACGTAACTCAGGATGTCCTCCTGCAAGTGGTGCGCAAGCTGAACACCTTTCGGGGCGAAAGCCAATTGGGTACCTGGTTGCACCGCGTGACCGTCAATGCCGCCTTGGCTCATCGTGCCAAACGGGCCAGCCGGCAAAAACACGAGACCAGCGAGGTGGAGGATGCCACCTTTGATGCCGCTGTCCTAACTTCCCCCGTCAAGCGCTGGCATGCTTCGCCGGAAGAACCGATCTTGACCGCCGAACAGGCCGAAATCATCGAAAAAGCCATTCGCCAGTTGCCTGAACCCTACCGGGATGTTTATGTGCTCGCCGATGTCGAGCATTTATCCAATGCGGAAATTGCTGAGCGATTGGGTTTGTCCGTAGCCGCAGTCAAAAGCCGACTCCATCGTGCCCGACTTCGCATGCGTGCTGCCTTGGCTCGATACTTTGAACAGGAAGCCGGTACAGATTCCCAACCCCTCCTTCCGGACGACCCGCCTGACGGAGGATCCATCTCATGA
- a CDS encoding anti-sigma factor family protein, whose translation MTCTELLQLLDDYLTGQLFYEQQQLVEWHISSCEHCRTQVVSYRFTIQAVRHLPREVPLPPHFAHRLWQIMQEELARPQEETKDRYG comes from the coding sequence ATGACTTGTACTGAATTGTTGCAACTGCTGGATGATTATCTCACCGGGCAGTTGTTCTACGAACAGCAGCAATTGGTCGAGTGGCATATTTCCTCCTGCGAGCACTGCCGGACTCAGGTGGTGAGCTATCGCTTCACGATTCAGGCCGTGCGGCATCTGCCCCGCGAGGTGCCCTTGCCCCCACACTTTGCCCATCGGCTCTGGCAGATCATGCAAGAGGAATTGGCCCGCCCCCAGGAGGAAACGAAGGATCGCTATGGCTAA
- a CDS encoding NAD(P)/FAD-dependent oxidoreductase, with protein sequence MNPITQQVDVVVVGGGPSGSTAATILAQNGLKVALFERDHFPRFHIGESMIPNTFYPMQRTGLLQKMKNSHFVKKYSVQFIDQYGRLSEPFYFWEHKPHESSQTWQVRRSEFDHLALNHARENGVAVQEGTRVLEVLFEGEQAVGVRVQPEGSSPYEVRSKVVIDASGQSTLIIDRFGLRQWDPLLKKAALWTYWKGAYRDTGKDEGATIVIQTQGKKGWFWYIPLHDDIVSVGVVADGEYLLKRGNKDPETIYFEEVAKAPGLQPRIRGATRCDIFRIQKEYSYRAKKAAGNGWCLIGDAFGFLDPLYSSGLLMAMTSASMAADTILEAFARQDFSEAQLRKWEKTYVQGMDRVRRLVCEYYDGLSFGRFVRKYPHLKGAVTDVLIGDVFKDDVDVLWGPMDEMRREQGLPPYEPFVAAAV encoded by the coding sequence ATGAATCCAATCACGCAACAGGTGGATGTGGTTGTCGTAGGTGGGGGGCCTTCCGGTTCCACCGCGGCGACCATACTCGCGCAAAACGGCCTGAAAGTCGCCTTGTTTGAACGGGACCACTTCCCCCGCTTTCATATTGGGGAATCCATGATCCCCAATACTTTCTATCCGATGCAGCGCACAGGTCTGTTACAAAAAATGAAGAATAGCCATTTCGTGAAAAAATACAGCGTGCAATTCATCGATCAATATGGCCGGCTTTCGGAACCGTTTTACTTCTGGGAACACAAACCGCACGAATCCTCCCAAACCTGGCAGGTGAGGCGGAGCGAATTCGACCACCTGGCCCTCAATCACGCCCGGGAAAACGGCGTAGCGGTTCAGGAAGGAACGCGGGTTCTGGAGGTGCTCTTCGAGGGTGAGCAGGCGGTCGGCGTCCGGGTGCAACCCGAAGGTTCCTCCCCCTATGAAGTCCGCAGCAAGGTGGTCATTGATGCTAGCGGTCAAAGCACTTTGATCATCGATCGCTTCGGCTTGCGCCAGTGGGACCCGCTCCTGAAGAAAGCGGCCCTATGGACTTACTGGAAAGGAGCCTACCGGGACACTGGCAAAGATGAAGGGGCAACCATCGTCATCCAGACCCAGGGCAAAAAAGGCTGGTTCTGGTATATTCCCCTCCATGACGACATCGTCTCCGTGGGTGTGGTGGCCGATGGCGAGTATTTGCTCAAGCGGGGCAACAAGGACCCGGAGACTATTTACTTCGAGGAAGTGGCCAAGGCTCCCGGCCTGCAACCCCGCATTCGCGGCGCGACACGATGCGACATCTTCCGCATTCAAAAAGAGTATTCCTATCGCGCCAAGAAGGCAGCCGGTAACGGTTGGTGCTTGATCGGCGATGCCTTCGGCTTTCTCGATCCTCTTTACTCTTCGGGTCTGTTGATGGCGATGACCTCGGCCAGCATGGCAGCCGACACGATCCTGGAGGCGTTTGCCCGGCAGGACTTTTCCGAAGCTCAACTGCGGAAGTGGGAAAAGACCTATGTCCAAGGAATGGACCGTGTACGCCGATTGGTATGCGAGTACTACGACGGACTGAGTTTCGGGCGGTTTGTCCGCAAATATCCCCACCTGAAGGGCGCCGTCACGGATGTCCTGATTGGGGACGTGTTCAAGGATGATGTGGATGTGTTGTGGGGTCCGATGGATGAGATGCGGCGGGAGCAGGGCTTGCCGCCTTACGAGCCGTTTGTGGCCGCCGCAGTCTGA
- a CDS encoding MarR family winged helix-turn-helix transcriptional regulator: protein MSGHSITERRSPSRRRFDSLEQEAYLSLWRTYDRLKILEEELFAEYGLTAQQYNVLRLLRAAREPLPTLALADRLISRAPDITRMLDKLEQRGLIMRTRSPADRRAVLVSITAAGRWLLDQLAEPLRQCHRRQLGHLRPEQLRQLIDLLRLVRSPHEPDGSHWK, encoded by the coding sequence ATGAGTGGTCACAGCATAACAGAACGGCGTTCTCCGAGCCGGCGGCGCTTTGACTCCCTGGAACAGGAAGCATACCTGTCGCTCTGGAGAACCTACGATCGGCTGAAAATCCTGGAAGAGGAACTGTTTGCCGAGTATGGATTGACCGCCCAGCAGTATAACGTCCTGCGCCTCCTCCGAGCAGCACGGGAACCCTTGCCAACACTAGCATTGGCGGACCGCCTCATTTCCCGTGCTCCGGACATTACCCGGATGTTGGACAAACTCGAGCAGCGCGGTCTGATCATGCGAACTCGCTCCCCGGCAGATCGGCGCGCAGTATTGGTCAGCATCACCGCGGCAGGACGCTGGTTGCTGGATCAACTGGCGGAACCGCTGCGTCAATGCCATCGGCGGCAACTGGGGCATCTCCGTCCCGAACAGCTACGCCAACTGATCGATTTGCTGCGATTGGTACGATCTCCCCATGAGCCAGACGGCAGCCACTGGAAATAA
- the pheT gene encoding phenylalanine--tRNA ligase subunit beta, protein MRVPLSWLREYVQLPADLPALVERLSRAGLEVTAVHAYGVPLPPGLPAPQAPLVWERDKVLVARILNIAKHPDADKLKLVTVEYGADQPKTVVTGAPNIAVGESGQVVILGLRGCRYFSMDKEGRKTIATLEPRTLRGILNDAMCMSEFELGLSEDHEGIILLDPAEAPPPGTPAADLLGDVVLEIDVLPSMARCLGLVGLAREVAALTGLPLRLPVANYPTTSESVERHVRVSIADVQLCPRYIAAVIRNVRVGPSPYWLQHRLRLAGMRPINNIVDVTNYVMLEQGQPLHAFDYDVLLRRAGGETPHITIRPARPGETLLTLDGQKRELTADNLVIADSAGPIALAGVMGGQETEVTAQTRHILLEAATFDLVSIRKTARQFNLFSEASTRFSRGVSPAQVLPATQRALELFHRLAQGQVLAGLVDVFPQPPQVQVVHFTQRDICRLLGCSLPEGEVERILTALDFSLQPLPDGWRVEVPLTRLDIQNGAADLVEELARIYGYDRLPERLLPLELPPPQVQQDEDGEEKVRDLLVLHGLQEVITYSLSSPEAEARLHPKPNHAPATDYVRLLNPISPERSVLRRSLLPGLLAVVRHNLEHNDSLALFEIGLVYIPQPDSDLPQEQRRVALALWGRRYSPAWDDPPHSPAPQYDFFDLKGILEALAADLHLPDVQYQPTDSVPWLHPKRCARLVLRNSSLGAAGQIHPRVADQWQLPRTLLLAELDLEAILAGIPERFAYRPIPPFPAAKRDIAVVVPAELPAEHVLREIRTAGGSLLVRAELFDLYTGPGLPPGTKSLAFALTYQAPDHTLSDKEIAKAHEKIEGRLRHVLGAKIRGKDIA, encoded by the coding sequence ATGCGTGTCCCGCTGTCATGGCTGCGCGAATACGTTCAGCTCCCCGCAGACTTGCCCGCCTTGGTGGAACGCCTGAGCCGAGCCGGGCTGGAAGTTACCGCTGTTCACGCCTATGGCGTGCCTCTGCCGCCCGGTTTACCGGCACCTCAGGCGCCTCTGGTCTGGGAACGAGATAAAGTCCTCGTCGCCCGCATCCTCAACATCGCCAAGCATCCCGACGCCGATAAGCTCAAACTGGTGACCGTCGAATATGGCGCGGACCAACCCAAGACAGTAGTGACCGGTGCTCCCAATATCGCGGTCGGCGAATCGGGGCAGGTGGTCATCCTGGGCTTGCGTGGCTGCCGCTATTTCAGCATGGACAAGGAAGGACGCAAAACCATCGCCACCTTGGAACCGCGGACCCTCCGCGGCATCCTCAACGATGCCATGTGCATGTCGGAGTTTGAACTGGGACTCTCCGAGGATCACGAAGGGATTATTCTGCTGGACCCCGCAGAAGCTCCCCCTCCCGGCACTCCTGCCGCCGATCTGCTGGGAGATGTCGTGTTGGAGATCGATGTACTCCCAAGCATGGCACGCTGCCTGGGTCTAGTCGGCCTAGCCCGCGAAGTGGCCGCTCTGACGGGATTGCCTCTGCGCCTGCCTGTGGCGAATTATCCCACCACGAGCGAATCCGTCGAGCGCCACGTCCGCGTCTCCATTGCCGATGTCCAGCTCTGCCCCCGCTACATCGCGGCTGTCATTCGCAATGTCCGCGTTGGCCCGTCCCCCTACTGGTTGCAGCACCGCCTCCGCCTCGCCGGCATGCGGCCGATTAATAACATCGTCGATGTCACCAACTACGTCATGCTGGAACAGGGACAACCGCTCCATGCCTTTGATTACGATGTTCTCCTACGGCGCGCCGGTGGGGAAACCCCTCACATCACCATACGCCCTGCCCGACCCGGCGAAACACTCCTCACGCTCGATGGCCAGAAGCGGGAATTGACTGCGGACAATCTGGTCATCGCCGACAGCGCTGGCCCCATCGCTCTGGCCGGAGTCATGGGCGGACAAGAGACGGAAGTCACCGCCCAAACGCGCCACATTCTTCTGGAAGCCGCCACCTTTGACCTGGTGAGCATTCGCAAAACGGCCCGCCAGTTCAACCTTTTCAGTGAAGCGAGCACACGTTTCAGCCGAGGCGTGTCACCCGCTCAGGTCCTTCCTGCCACTCAAAGGGCGCTGGAACTGTTCCATCGTCTGGCCCAGGGTCAAGTCCTCGCGGGACTGGTCGATGTCTTTCCCCAACCGCCGCAAGTGCAAGTGGTCCATTTCACGCAGCGCGACATCTGCCGCCTGCTCGGATGCTCCTTGCCGGAGGGTGAGGTGGAACGCATCCTGACAGCTCTGGACTTTTCCCTCCAGCCCCTGCCGGATGGCTGGCGGGTCGAGGTTCCTCTCACCCGCTTAGACATTCAGAATGGGGCCGCGGACCTGGTCGAAGAACTGGCACGCATCTACGGCTACGACCGCCTGCCGGAACGGCTCCTGCCCCTGGAACTTCCCCCGCCCCAAGTGCAACAGGATGAAGACGGAGAGGAGAAGGTCCGGGACCTACTGGTCCTCCACGGCCTCCAGGAGGTCATCACCTACTCCCTCAGCAGTCCAGAAGCCGAAGCTCGACTCCATCCCAAGCCGAATCATGCCCCTGCCACGGACTACGTCCGCCTGCTCAACCCCATCTCGCCGGAACGTTCTGTCCTTCGCCGCTCACTTCTGCCCGGCCTGCTCGCCGTCGTCCGCCACAATCTTGAGCACAATGACAGCTTGGCCCTTTTCGAGATCGGCCTGGTGTACATCCCTCAGCCTGATTCGGACTTGCCCCAGGAGCAACGCCGTGTCGCTCTAGCCTTGTGGGGCCGCCGTTATTCTCCCGCCTGGGATGATCCGCCTCATTCCCCCGCTCCGCAATACGACTTCTTTGATCTGAAGGGGATCCTGGAAGCCTTGGCAGCAGATCTGCATCTGCCCGACGTGCAATACCAGCCGACTGACTCCGTGCCCTGGTTGCACCCCAAGCGGTGTGCCCGATTGGTCCTGAGGAACTCCAGTCTCGGCGCAGCGGGTCAGATTCATCCGCGCGTGGCGGATCAGTGGCAACTCCCCCGCACTCTGCTCTTGGCAGAACTTGACTTAGAAGCCATTCTGGCGGGCATACCGGAACGGTTCGCCTATCGCCCCATCCCGCCTTTCCCGGCTGCCAAGCGAGATATTGCCGTGGTTGTGCCGGCCGAACTCCCCGCGGAGCATGTTCTGCGGGAAATTCGAACTGCCGGCGGATCTTTGCTGGTCCGAGCGGAATTGTTCGATCTTTACACCGGCCCCGGCCTTCCTCCGGGTACCAAGAGCCTGGCGTTCGCCCTGACCTATCAGGCTCCAGACCACACGCTTTCCGACAAGGAAATCGCCAAGGCTCACGAAAAGATCGAAGGGCGCCTCCGACACGTACTCGGCGCCAAAATCCGCGGCAAAGATATAGCCTGA
- a CDS encoding ROK family protein, which translates to MSNGAAGRYYVGLDVGGTTMKAAVVDDNGRPLTEPVALPTRPERGQEAGLETMCETIRQAIAAARLSLEAITAIGVATPGLMDIRAGVILDPPNLKPWKNVPVREHIRKVFGKPTAYQNDANAAAYGEFWVGAARGCRSMVLFTLGTGVGGGIIIDNRIIEGEHSHGGELGHLRIALPEQGRLCGCGARGCLEAHASATAVVRRTREALAAWRGPTRLRDYYTATDAELTTRVIFDLAESGDALALQIVDETAYYLALGATAVIAVVDPEMIVFGGGMAEAGEGFRARIDAYVRRFGLPYPSRQVRIALAELGADAGVIGAAGCARQLILGDGRI; encoded by the coding sequence ATGAGCAACGGTGCAGCCGGAAGGTATTACGTGGGATTAGATGTGGGCGGTACCACGATGAAGGCGGCAGTGGTGGATGATAATGGCCGGCCTCTCACGGAACCCGTGGCATTACCCACACGTCCTGAGCGGGGCCAGGAAGCGGGACTGGAAACCATGTGCGAGACGATCCGACAGGCGATCGCTGCCGCCCGTTTATCCCTGGAAGCCATCACGGCCATCGGGGTGGCGACCCCCGGTTTGATGGACATCCGTGCGGGAGTGATTCTCGATCCGCCCAACCTCAAGCCGTGGAAGAATGTGCCCGTCCGGGAACACATCCGCAAGGTATTCGGCAAGCCAACGGCCTATCAAAATGATGCGAATGCCGCGGCCTATGGCGAGTTCTGGGTCGGCGCGGCTCGCGGCTGCCGCAGCATGGTCTTGTTCACCCTGGGTACCGGCGTGGGGGGAGGAATCATTATCGATAATCGGATCATCGAGGGGGAACACAGCCACGGCGGCGAACTGGGACATTTACGCATTGCCTTGCCGGAACAGGGCCGACTCTGCGGTTGTGGAGCGCGGGGGTGCTTGGAGGCTCATGCCAGTGCCACAGCAGTCGTCCGGCGGACCCGTGAAGCCCTGGCGGCCTGGCGCGGCCCCACGCGCCTGCGCGATTACTACACCGCCACAGATGCCGAACTCACCACTCGCGTCATCTTTGACCTGGCCGAAAGTGGCGATGCCCTCGCACTCCAGATCGTCGATGAAACCGCCTATTATCTCGCCTTGGGAGCCACCGCGGTTATTGCCGTCGTGGACCCGGAAATGATCGTCTTCGGCGGCGGCATGGCGGAAGCGGGGGAGGGCTTCCGAGCCAGGATCGATGCCTACGTTCGTCGTTTCGGCTTACCCTATCCGAGCCGCCAGGTCCGCATTGCTTTAGCAGAACTGGGAGCAGATGCCGGTGTCATTGGAGCCGCGGGTTGCGCCCGACAACTGATCCTCGGCGATGGTCGGATTTGA